Proteins encoded in a region of the Aerosakkonema funiforme FACHB-1375 genome:
- a CDS encoding TFIIB-type zinc ribbon-containing protein: MKCPACENNLTEIVTEAITVDVCEGGCGGIWFDRFELHHVDEPTETIDEILLNIHKNEQIQVDDAKKRHCPRCQNIVMMRHYFSVKKEVLVDECPKCGGYWLDAGELPKIRNEFSSEAAREAAADEYFSQVFKQYGIAKETK; the protein is encoded by the coding sequence ATGAAATGTCCTGCTTGTGAAAACAACTTAACTGAAATAGTAACTGAAGCTATAACGGTGGATGTGTGTGAAGGTGGGTGTGGCGGTATTTGGTTCGATCGCTTTGAACTTCATCATGTTGACGAACCAACTGAAACTATTGATGAAATCCTGCTCAACATTCACAAAAACGAACAGATTCAGGTTGATGACGCGAAAAAGCGACATTGCCCCAGATGTCAAAACATTGTGATGATGCGCCACTATTTTAGCGTCAAAAAAGAAGTGTTGGTTGATGAATGTCCTAAGTGCGGAGGTTATTGGCTAGATGCGGGTGAATTGCCTAAAATCCGTAATGAATTTAGTTCCGAAGCAGCCAGAGAAGCGGCGGCAGACGAATATTTTTCCCAGGTGTTTAAGCAGTATGGAATAGCAAAGGAAACGAAATAA
- a CDS encoding VanZ family protein has product MSISISAYLKILPVKSSTIPFYDTMGHFILLGLAAFFGHLALNKRKINCGNIFIPIAPLLVVICCFIDELLQTLSPYRTASVSDLAADFVGIAVFYWLAERVKFKQSSKEQKI; this is encoded by the coding sequence ATGAGCATATCTATCTCTGCTTACCTGAAAATTCTGCCAGTCAAATCATCGACTATCCCGTTTTACGATACGATGGGGCATTTTATCTTATTAGGTTTGGCAGCTTTTTTTGGTCATTTAGCTTTAAACAAGCGAAAAATTAATTGCGGCAATATTTTCATACCCATTGCACCACTTCTGGTAGTAATATGTTGCTTTATTGATGAGTTACTTCAGACGCTCTCGCCATACCGAACTGCCAGTGTTTCCGATTTAGCGGCTGATTTTGTTGGGATTGCGGTTTTTTATTGGCTAGCGGAACGAGTAAAATTTAAACAATCCTCAAAGGAGCAAAAAATATGA